GGTGCGGTCTCCATGCTGATGCAGCTTTCGGGCAGCGACCACGAGGTCCTGAGCGGCATTGCGCTCGCCGGTCCACGGGGCGTGGTCAGCACGGTGGCTCGAACGACCGTGCGGATGCGTCACTATGATGAGACAACGGTGAGGGCATACGTGGCTACAGGCGAGCCCTTCGATAAAGCCGGTGCCTACGGAATTCAAGGGCAGGGTGCGGCGTTGGTCGCATCGATCGGCGGCGACTACTATGCCGTGGTTGGTTTCCCCGTCGGAGCCTTCCTCGACCTCTTGGTTCGCGGTGGCTGGAGATTCGGTTTCGACGGTGTGAAAGCGGCGGACAACGACTGAGTCTCCATCGCCGGATTTTATGAGCACACCTGCAGTACTCGCGATCGATCAAGGCACCACGGGCACAACGTGCCTCGTAGTGGCTCAGGACGGTCGCATTCTTGGACGGGGATACTCGGAGTTCACCCAGCACTTTCCTCAGCTCGGATGGGTCGAGCACGATGCGCTCGAGATATGGGACGTGACGTGTCGGGTCGCGCGGGCCGCGCTCAACGACGCTACCGACGCCGCTGTGCAGTCGATCGGCATCACGAATCAGCGAGAGACGGTGGTACTGTGGGACCGCGAAACGCTTGAGCCGGTGCACCGGGCTATCGTCTGGCAGGATCGTCGCACAACCGACCTGTGTCGGGTACTAAAGACAGAAGGACATGAGGCCGAGGTGCGCAGACGAACGGGATTGGTACTCGATCCCTACTTCTCCGGGACCAAGGTGGCGTGGCTTCTGGAGCGCGCCCCCGAGCTCCGTGCACGTGCAGAGGCAGGTGAACTTGCCATGG
This portion of the Longimicrobiales bacterium genome encodes:
- a CDS encoding Maf family protein translates to MRLVLASQSPRRADVLRQLGLDPVVLPADVDEALREGESAEAYVERLAKEKAMAIAATETDALVVGGDTVVVNDGEILSKPDSAEGAVSMLMQLSGSDHEVLSGIALAGPRGVVSTVARTTVRMRHYDETTVRAYVATGEPFDKAGAYGIQGQGAALVASIGGDYYAVVGFPVGAFLDLLVRGGWRFGFDGVKAADND